One Trichocoleus sp. genomic window carries:
- a CDS encoding ParM/StbA family protein yields the protein MAGKSSPPLFSPVLSVDLGRTSTKACVSRNPEQVVLIPANVAHLTVEQVRRGGFESQPTDPLMDIWLEFQGRGYAIGQLGADFGANLGIGQSKVEDALVKVLACVGLFNLREKISVVLGLPYYSQEQFDREKEQITSLLKSPHVLSYRGELVAIEIEQVWVMPEGYGSLIWCEADKKASSTDFPHLSVAVVDIGHQTTDFLMVDRFRFARGASKSEPFAMSQFYEQVAAQIQGADSQSLSLIEAVNRPEGERFFRPRGSTTPTNLDDILPSLRKSFARELSDRLVTWLPERVTDVIVSGGGGEFFWNELRPLLRETRLKGHLAKPSRKANALGQFIYGEAQAIAVASKAVGLKG from the coding sequence ATGGCAGGTAAATCTTCTCCTCCCTTGTTTAGCCCTGTACTCAGCGTTGATTTAGGACGTACTTCGACAAAGGCTTGTGTGAGCCGCAACCCAGAACAGGTCGTACTTATTCCAGCCAACGTCGCCCACCTGACCGTGGAACAAGTCCGACGCGGTGGCTTTGAGTCTCAACCAACTGATCCATTAATGGATATTTGGCTAGAGTTTCAAGGTCGTGGCTATGCGATCGGACAATTGGGTGCTGATTTTGGGGCAAATTTAGGAATTGGACAATCGAAGGTCGAAGATGCGCTCGTTAAGGTACTTGCCTGTGTTGGCTTGTTTAATTTGCGCGAGAAGATTTCTGTCGTGCTGGGTTTGCCTTACTATTCTCAGGAACAGTTCGATCGAGAAAAAGAGCAGATTACAAGTTTACTGAAGTCCCCCCACGTTTTAAGTTATCGGGGCGAGCTGGTGGCGATCGAGATTGAGCAGGTTTGGGTGATGCCAGAAGGCTATGGCAGCCTGATCTGGTGTGAAGCGGACAAGAAAGCGTCGAGCACAGACTTTCCCCATCTCTCGGTTGCCGTTGTTGATATTGGGCATCAAACCACTGATTTTCTCATGGTCGATCGCTTCCGGTTTGCTAGAGGCGCGTCGAAGAGCGAACCTTTTGCCATGAGCCAGTTTTATGAGCAGGTCGCTGCTCAAATTCAGGGAGCCGACAGCCAATCCCTCTCTCTGATTGAAGCAGTGAATCGACCCGAAGGCGAGCGTTTTTTCCGTCCTAGAGGCTCAACAACACCGACCAATCTCGATGACATTCTGCCGAGTTTGCGGAAAAGCTTTGCCCGTGAACTGTCCGATCGGTTGGTCACCTGGCTACCTGAACGAGTAACCGATGTCATTGTTAGCGGTGGGGGCGGCGAATTTTTCTGGAACGAACTGCGTCCGCTGCTCAGAGAAACCCGACTAAAAGGGCATCTGGCAAAGCCGTCTCGTAAAGCGAATGCGCTAGGGCAGTTCATCTACGGAGAAGCTCAGGCAATTGCCGTAGCCAGTAAAGCTGTGGGACTAAAGGGTTAG
- the gltX gene encoding glutamate--tRNA ligase — translation MSVRVRIAPSPTGNLHIGTARTAVFNWLFARHHGGQFILRIEDTDLERSRPEYTQNIIDGLTWLGLAWDEGPSYQTQRMDLYRQKVQDLLDKGVAYRAYDTPEELDAMREAQKARNEAPRYDNRHRNLTPDQEAAFVAEGRKPVIRFKIEDDREISWTDLVRGKVTWKGRDLGGDMVIARASEAGEVGAPLYNFVVVIDDIDMQISHVIRGEDHIGNTPKQILLYEALGTKVPEFGHTPLILNQAGAKLSKRDGVTSISDFQRMGYTAEAIGNYMTLLGWSPPEGMNEIFSLEEAAKQFSFDRVNKAGAKFDWDKLNWINSQYLHAMPIDRLIELLIPYWQQAGYPVNSDDRAWLETLTALIAPSLERLEDAVPMTHYLFISDIEFTEVAQTQLRLEGVAAALKGVIAELEGVTALTEEGAQAIVQSVVKSQGVKKGMLMKSLRAALTGDLKGPDLVQSWLLLHQHQMALPRLQQAVTIAEG, via the coding sequence ATGTCTGTTCGTGTTCGTATTGCCCCCAGTCCTACCGGAAATTTGCACATTGGCACAGCCCGGACTGCTGTCTTTAACTGGCTGTTTGCTCGTCATCACGGTGGGCAATTCATTTTGCGGATCGAAGATACAGATTTAGAACGATCGCGCCCTGAATATACCCAAAATATTATTGACGGCTTGACCTGGCTGGGGCTGGCCTGGGACGAAGGACCCTCCTATCAAACGCAGCGAATGGACTTGTATCGGCAGAAAGTTCAAGACTTGCTCGACAAAGGGGTTGCCTATCGCGCTTATGATACGCCCGAAGAACTTGACGCCATGCGCGAAGCCCAGAAAGCCCGCAATGAAGCCCCTCGTTATGATAATCGCCACCGCAACCTCACCCCAGACCAGGAAGCCGCCTTTGTTGCCGAGGGACGGAAACCTGTAATTCGCTTCAAAATTGAGGACGATCGCGAAATCAGTTGGACTGACCTGGTGCGCGGCAAAGTCACCTGGAAAGGGCGCGATCTGGGCGGAGATATGGTGATCGCTCGTGCTTCCGAAGCGGGTGAAGTGGGTGCGCCGCTGTACAACTTTGTCGTGGTCATCGATGACATTGATATGCAGATCTCGCACGTTATCCGGGGCGAAGATCACATCGGCAATACACCCAAACAGATTTTGCTGTACGAAGCACTAGGCACAAAGGTGCCTGAATTCGGGCATACCCCGCTGATTCTCAACCAGGCAGGCGCAAAACTCTCGAAGCGAGATGGTGTGACTTCGATTTCTGACTTTCAGCGGATGGGCTACACTGCCGAAGCGATCGGTAACTACATGACCCTGCTCGGTTGGTCACCCCCGGAAGGCATGAACGAAATTTTCTCGCTGGAAGAAGCGGCAAAACAGTTTAGCTTCGATCGCGTGAACAAAGCAGGCGCAAAATTTGACTGGGATAAGCTCAACTGGATCAACAGCCAGTATTTGCACGCCATGCCCATCGATCGCTTGATCGAATTGCTGATTCCTTACTGGCAACAGGCAGGCTATCCGGTGAACTCGGACGATCGTGCCTGGTTAGAAACGCTGACTGCCCTCATTGCACCAAGCCTGGAACGCTTAGAAGATGCCGTTCCCATGACGCACTACCTGTTTATCTCAGATATTGAGTTTACGGAAGTAGCACAAACCCAACTCCGACTCGAAGGCGTTGCAGCAGCACTCAAAGGCGTGATTGCCGAACTCGAAGGCGTGACAGCTCTTACAGAAGAAGGGGCACAAGCGATCGTCCAGAGTGTTGTCAAGTCGCAGGGTGTCAAGAAGGGCATGTTGATGAAATCCCTCCGCGCTGCGCTCACTGGCGATTTGAAAGGACCGGATTTAGTGCAGTCCTGGCTATTGCTCCATCAGCATCAAATGGCTTTACCTCGATTACAGCAGGCAGTGACGATCGCAGAAGGGTAG
- a CDS encoding phytochelatin synthase family protein, whose product MKQKTITLAIQSTILGLCLAAGSAIAQTLTLPNSLIAFNSEQGEALFLSSRAREDFWNLSSQFVTQVNQAYCGVASMVMVLNSLGIPAPVAPQYEPYHVFTQENFFDNPAARQVIRPDVVARQGLTLAELEQLLESYQVQATVHHAGDTSIDDFRRLATENLNQPGNFIIINYLRRELGQESGGHISPVAAYDEATDRFLILDVARYKYPPVWVKSEDLWRSMNTLDSTSNKTRGFILINR is encoded by the coding sequence ATGAAACAGAAGACCATTACACTGGCAATTCAATCGACAATTTTAGGCTTATGTTTAGCGGCTGGAAGTGCGATCGCCCAAACTCTGACATTACCCAATAGCCTGATTGCTTTTAACTCTGAGCAAGGTGAAGCGCTGTTTTTGAGCAGTCGTGCTAGAGAAGACTTCTGGAATCTTAGCTCACAGTTTGTAACCCAGGTGAATCAGGCTTACTGTGGGGTTGCCAGTATGGTCATGGTGTTAAATAGTCTGGGAATTCCCGCCCCGGTTGCACCTCAATATGAGCCCTATCACGTATTTACGCAAGAAAACTTTTTTGATAATCCGGCAGCGCGACAGGTGATTAGGCCTGATGTGGTTGCCAGACAAGGATTAACGCTCGCCGAGTTGGAGCAACTGCTGGAGAGTTATCAGGTTCAGGCAACGGTTCATCATGCAGGCGATACCTCAATTGATGACTTTCGCAGGTTGGCGACCGAGAACTTAAACCAGCCGGGTAATTTCATCATTATTAACTACTTGCGGCGAGAACTAGGGCAAGAGAGTGGAGGGCATATTTCACCCGTTGCAGCCTATGACGAAGCAACCGATCGCTTTTTGATTTTGGATGTTGCCCGCTATAAATATCCACCCGTTTGGGTAAAGTCAGAGGATCTTTGGCGATCGATGAATACGCTAGATTCAACTTCTAATAAAACGAGAGGATTTATATTAATTAATCGTTAG
- the fba gene encoding class II fructose-bisphosphate aldolase (catalyzes the reversible aldol condensation of dihydroxyacetonephosphate and glyceraldehyde 3-phosphate in the Calvin cycle, glycolysis, and/or gluconeogenesis), whose amino-acid sequence MALVPMRLLLDHAAEYGYGIPAFNVNNMEQIQAIMQAAAETDSPVILQASRGARKYAGENFLRHLILAAVETYPHIPIVMHQDHGNEPATCYSAIKNGFTSVMMDGSLEADAKTPASYEYNVAVTAEVVKVAHAIGASVEGELGCLGSLETGMGEAEDGHGFEGKLDHSQLLTDPDQAVDFVEQTQVDALAVAIGTSHGAYKFTRKPTGEILAISRIEEIHRRLPNTHLVMHGSSSVPEDLLALINQYGGTIPETYGVPVEEIQKGIKSGVRKINIDTDNRLAITAAVREALVKDSKEFDPRHFLKPSIKYMQKVCADRYQQFGTAGNASKIKQVSLEDYAAKYAKGELTQVTKKVVGV is encoded by the coding sequence ATGGCACTTGTGCCAATGCGACTGCTTCTGGATCACGCCGCCGAGTATGGATACGGCATTCCCGCGTTCAACGTCAACAATATGGAGCAGATCCAGGCAATCATGCAGGCTGCTGCTGAAACAGATAGCCCCGTGATTCTGCAAGCTTCTCGTGGTGCTCGCAAGTATGCTGGAGAAAACTTCCTCCGTCACCTGATTCTGGCTGCTGTTGAGACCTATCCTCACATTCCGATCGTGATGCACCAGGATCACGGCAACGAGCCTGCAACCTGCTATTCCGCTATCAAAAACGGCTTTACCAGCGTGATGATGGACGGTTCACTGGAAGCAGATGCGAAGACCCCTGCGAGCTATGAATACAACGTGGCAGTCACCGCTGAAGTGGTGAAAGTGGCTCACGCGATCGGTGCAAGTGTTGAAGGTGAGCTGGGCTGCCTCGGTTCTCTGGAAACTGGCATGGGCGAAGCAGAAGATGGTCACGGCTTTGAAGGAAAGCTCGACCACTCCCAATTGTTGACTGATCCTGATCAGGCAGTTGACTTCGTGGAGCAAACCCAGGTTGATGCGCTGGCAGTGGCAATTGGAACCAGCCACGGTGCATACAAGTTCACCCGCAAGCCAACCGGTGAAATTCTGGCAATCAGCCGCATCGAAGAAATTCACCGCCGCCTGCCCAACACCCACCTCGTGATGCATGGTTCTTCTTCCGTGCCTGAAGATCTGCTGGCGCTGATCAATCAGTATGGTGGAACAATTCCTGAAACCTACGGTGTACCCGTAGAAGAGATCCAGAAGGGCATCAAGAGCGGTGTTCGGAAGATCAACATCGACACTGACAACCGTTTGGCAATCACTGCTGCTGTTCGTGAAGCGCTGGTGAAAGATTCTAAGGAATTTGACCCCCGCCACTTCCTCAAGCCTTCCATCAAGTACATGCAGAAGGTTTGTGCTGATCGCTATCAGCAGTTTGGCACCGCAGGCAACGCAAGCAAGATCAAGCAGGTTTCCCTCGAAGATTATGCAGCGAAATATGCGAAGGGTGAACTGACCCAGGTAACGAAGAAAGTCGTTGGTGTTTAA
- a CDS encoding DUF1995 family protein has protein sequence MTLPKTLEEAIEQAKVAALAAIEDGCSRVQVELVFPELKMMPVAAQFLSGFETFGSQLRVYFPDAGGAALARRDWGEKPYAVRGISDMKAEIQPEERVVVFVEPSSVEVADVERLCQDAGDRAVVLLNPHMEDIVTIGIGYAGRQLRERFLSQFDACYYLQPIAGAAILRAYPSPWQVWLEKEDDNYELVLESPQKPVGEVLERVLMGTAASQDENSETAQSGTRSQPPRKGFLSSLQQFLRALSQ, from the coding sequence ATGACCCTCCCAAAAACTCTTGAAGAAGCGATCGAACAGGCAAAAGTGGCAGCCCTGGCTGCGATCGAAGACGGTTGTTCTCGCGTTCAGGTCGAGTTAGTTTTTCCTGAACTAAAAATGATGCCAGTTGCGGCTCAATTCCTGTCTGGTTTTGAGACATTTGGTAGTCAGTTGCGCGTTTACTTCCCTGATGCAGGAGGGGCAGCCCTGGCAAGACGAGATTGGGGTGAAAAGCCCTATGCAGTTCGCGGCATTAGCGACATGAAGGCAGAGATACAGCCTGAAGAACGGGTGGTGGTCTTTGTCGAGCCTTCTTCCGTTGAAGTGGCAGATGTCGAACGGCTTTGCCAGGATGCAGGCGATCGAGCTGTTGTATTGCTCAATCCTCATATGGAGGACATTGTGACGATCGGCATTGGCTACGCAGGGCGACAGTTACGCGAACGTTTCCTCAGCCAGTTTGATGCTTGCTACTATCTCCAACCGATCGCAGGGGCAGCGATTCTGCGGGCATATCCTTCTCCCTGGCAAGTGTGGCTGGAAAAGGAAGATGATAACTATGAGTTGGTCTTAGAATCTCCCCAGAAGCCCGTCGGCGAGGTATTAGAGCGTGTTTTGATGGGCACTGCTGCCTCTCAAGATGAAAACTCGGAAACTGCTCAATCTGGAACGCGCAGTCAACCTCCCCGGAAAGGTTTTCTGTCATCTTTACAGCAATTTCTAAGAGCGTTGAGCCAGTAA
- a CDS encoding metallophosphoesterase, producing MSGANGRRIFVGDVHGHYDGLLKLLEAVAPGTGDQVYFVGDLIDRGPKSAQVIQLVRESGYPCVLGNHEQLLLEAFPDSKVSQYALQAWLQSGGYTTVSSYADPELLIENLNWLRTLPPYLDLGDIWLVHAGLHPNLSIAMQTHQEFCWIREEFHSIRKPYFPDKLVITGHTITFTLPDVTPGALASGQGWLDIDTGAYHPKSGWLTAVDITNQQVYQVNVFQHKSRQLPLAEATVQVDPTQVHRRRQLLQTL from the coding sequence ATGAGCGGAGCTAACGGTCGTCGGATTTTCGTAGGCGATGTTCACGGTCACTACGACGGGCTATTGAAATTACTTGAAGCAGTTGCTCCTGGTACGGGCGATCAGGTTTACTTTGTGGGAGATCTGATCGATCGTGGTCCCAAAAGCGCCCAAGTAATTCAACTCGTCCGTGAGAGCGGCTATCCCTGCGTTCTAGGGAATCATGAACAACTGTTGCTAGAGGCATTCCCTGACAGCAAGGTTTCCCAATACGCGCTGCAAGCCTGGCTGCAAAGTGGAGGCTATACCACTGTTTCGAGCTACGCCGACCCTGAACTGCTAATCGAAAACTTGAATTGGCTGCGAACCCTCCCCCCTTACCTTGACTTGGGCGACATTTGGCTGGTTCATGCTGGATTACACCCCAACCTCTCGATCGCCATGCAGACCCATCAAGAGTTTTGCTGGATTCGAGAAGAGTTTCACAGCATCCGCAAGCCCTACTTCCCAGACAAGCTTGTGATTACCGGACACACCATCACCTTCACCCTACCTGATGTGACTCCGGGTGCTCTCGCCTCTGGGCAGGGCTGGCTCGATATTGATACAGGAGCCTATCATCCTAAAAGTGGTTGGCTGACTGCCGTGGACATCACGAATCAGCAGGTCTATCAGGTGAATGTGTTCCAGCACAAGTCTCGCCAGTTGCCACTTGCCGAAGCCACAGTGCAAGTTGATCCAACCCAGGTTCACCGACGACGGCAGCTATTACAGACGCTTTAA
- the ftsH2 gene encoding ATP-dependent zinc metalloprotease FtsH2, producing the protein MKLSWRVVLLWTLPALIIGFFLWQGAFAAAPMSTGNNTASTRMTYGRFLDYLNQGRVTSVDLFESGRTAIVEAIDPELDGRVQRLRVDLPGNTPELISRLRQDDISFDVHPPRNDGAIWGLLGNLIFPLLLIGGLFFLFRRSNNVPGGPGQAMSFGKSKARFMMEAKTGVMFDDVAGIEEAKEELQEVVTFLKKPERFTAVGAKIPKGVLLVGPPGTGKTLLAKAIAGEAGVPFFSISGSEFVEMFVGVGASRVRDLFKKAKENAPCIIFIDEIDAVGRQRGAGIGGGNDEREQTLNQLLTEMDGFEGNTGIIIIAATNRPDVLDSALLRPGRFDRQVTVDAPDIKGRLEVLQVHARNKKLDPSVSLEAIARRTPGFTGADLANLLNEAAILTARRRKETITMLEIDDAVDRVVAGMEGTPLVDSKSKRLIAYHEIGHAIVGTLVKAHDPVQKVTLIPRGQAQGLTWFTPNEEQGLISRSQLLARISGALGGRAAEQVIFGDAEVTTGAGGDLQQVSGVARQMVTRFGMSSLGPLSLESQQAEVFLGRDWMSRSDYSEEIAARIDAQVREIVEHCYDEACRIVRENRVVMDRLVDLLIEKETIDGEEFRQIVAEYTAVPEKEQYVPKL; encoded by the coding sequence ATGAAACTTTCCTGGAGAGTAGTCCTGCTCTGGACATTGCCAGCCTTAATCATTGGCTTCTTCCTGTGGCAGGGCGCTTTTGCGGCTGCTCCAATGAGCACAGGCAATAACACGGCAAGTACCCGGATGACTTATGGACGTTTTCTGGACTACCTGAATCAGGGTCGCGTCACCAGCGTTGACCTATTTGAAAGCGGACGGACGGCGATCGTCGAAGCGATTGATCCTGAGCTAGACGGTCGCGTGCAGCGGCTCCGGGTTGACCTGCCAGGCAACACCCCTGAACTGATCTCCCGCTTACGTCAGGATGACATTAGCTTTGATGTGCATCCGCCTCGCAACGATGGAGCAATTTGGGGACTGCTCGGCAATCTCATCTTCCCACTGCTGCTAATTGGTGGGCTGTTCTTCCTGTTCCGTCGTTCCAACAATGTGCCGGGTGGTCCGGGTCAAGCGATGAGCTTCGGCAAGTCCAAAGCCCGCTTCATGATGGAAGCCAAAACGGGCGTCATGTTTGATGACGTGGCAGGAATCGAAGAAGCCAAAGAAGAACTGCAAGAAGTCGTTACCTTCCTCAAGAAGCCAGAACGCTTTACTGCTGTCGGCGCTAAAATTCCCAAGGGCGTCCTGCTGGTTGGTCCTCCGGGAACCGGGAAGACCCTCTTGGCAAAAGCAATTGCGGGTGAAGCAGGTGTGCCCTTCTTTAGCATCTCAGGCTCCGAGTTTGTCGAGATGTTTGTTGGGGTCGGTGCATCCCGCGTACGAGATTTGTTCAAGAAGGCAAAAGAGAATGCGCCCTGTATCATCTTCATTGATGAGATTGATGCGGTGGGACGGCAGCGGGGAGCAGGCATTGGTGGCGGTAACGATGAGCGAGAGCAAACGCTGAACCAGCTCTTGACCGAGATGGACGGCTTTGAGGGCAACACGGGGATTATCATCATTGCGGCGACGAACCGTCCTGATGTGCTCGATTCAGCCCTGCTGCGTCCCGGTCGATTCGATCGCCAGGTAACAGTGGATGCACCCGACATTAAAGGTCGTCTGGAAGTGCTGCAAGTCCATGCGCGGAACAAGAAGCTTGACCCTTCAGTTTCCCTGGAAGCGATCGCGCGGCGTACCCCTGGATTCACAGGCGCAGATCTGGCAAACTTGCTGAACGAAGCAGCGATTCTGACGGCTCGTCGTCGTAAAGAAACGATCACAATGCTAGAGATTGATGATGCTGTCGATCGCGTTGTGGCAGGGATGGAAGGCACGCCGTTAGTGGATAGCAAGAGTAAGCGACTGATTGCTTATCACGAAATTGGGCATGCGATCGTGGGTACCTTGGTTAAGGCGCATGATCCAGTACAGAAAGTGACGCTGATTCCGAGAGGACAGGCACAAGGTCTAACCTGGTTTACCCCCAACGAGGAGCAAGGTTTAATTTCTCGCTCTCAGTTGTTGGCACGAATCTCTGGGGCTCTGGGCGGTCGGGCTGCGGAACAGGTGATCTTTGGAGATGCAGAGGTGACAACCGGGGCAGGCGGTGACTTACAGCAAGTTTCCGGCGTGGCACGTCAAATGGTAACTCGCTTTGGCATGTCTAGCCTGGGACCTTTGTCGCTCGAAAGCCAGCAGGCTGAAGTGTTCCTGGGGCGCGACTGGATGAGCCGATCGGACTACTCTGAGGAAATTGCTGCCCGGATTGATGCTCAGGTGCGCGAAATTGTCGAACATTGCTACGACGAAGCTTGTAGGATTGTTCGGGAAAATCGGGTGGTGATGGATCGTCTAGTTGATTTGTTGATTGAAAAAGAGACGATCGACGGTGAAGAATTCCGTCAAATTGTTGCAGAATACACGGCTGTTCCGGAGAAAGAGCAGTACGTCCCGAAACTGTAA
- a CDS encoding exonuclease domain-containing protein, whose translation MKDFIVVDTEGSDEISEIAVIDSQGRLIYESFNAQYTHHQGIQQKVKPLETILQDFFQVAAGKRVVCHHAKHDSQVLQKSCRLVGLPWRRSISFECTYELAQTYAPLLPQYSLEYLSKKFNLKVHQKYFNPQQAHRARYDAEFTYQLYLKMMELQLRQELQGKPNPFIGNKVDNPFQDHPDLKQIFQNEFELLKSILDDIRLDRNHQSQGAIIVGEPGSGKTHLIMRLAKELLQVNRLLFIGQPNNPDSVLYHTYTRILKSFVETVPGNGYTQLENLLARSFVKVIRSIPEENLLKGEHQILAFVEEDPLKLYQLAENKPEQRQRLWQLIERRTNEWWAKNYGLAGYSAQIIKGIVKFCSYKEARRKELVTRWLAAHDLDPEDMELVGLENWREDSGREDFASEAISVFSKLSLLDEPLIIVFDQLEGLGLEYNKHLLERFGEAVKEIFTYVPNSLIILNLFPNRWQQFQAAFDGAVVDRISQHKIFLNRPKNEQITEILQLKARSIGIDLNTIFTSTEQQQILNQASIRAVLNQAADFYRAKVHGIQLPPPENKIQSHPPDHSSSTIEHRLDRLEQEFRRFQQAVRSIATALGSIYAIDSQPHATDEFELDELNDNSTIAASIDGSSEAKEKVLAYFQEQKQRLEQDYEKLQIITDSDDIGKLMTIAEAFRLNHWFEIDCLTLGKRKLPEHRLFQAQQKRIVVSFLQVDGSSFTTRLQNLNELVVAYKDTEFLLWRDVRQSPITGKVGLAEIEKLNNSANGRFSLMEKDDRIHFEFIYQLIVDIQNQDLDVDLSNALELISEELEQHWLIAIFRSLVA comes from the coding sequence GTGAAAGACTTTATTGTTGTTGATACAGAGGGCAGCGATGAAATTAGCGAAATTGCTGTTATTGATAGCCAGGGACGCTTGATCTATGAATCGTTCAATGCTCAATATACTCATCACCAGGGAATTCAGCAAAAGGTTAAACCACTGGAAACAATTTTGCAGGATTTCTTTCAAGTTGCGGCAGGAAAGCGAGTTGTCTGTCATCATGCCAAACATGATAGTCAAGTGCTTCAAAAAAGCTGCCGATTGGTCGGGTTGCCCTGGAGGCGATCGATCTCATTTGAATGTACTTACGAACTGGCTCAAACATATGCTCCGCTTTTGCCCCAATATTCTTTGGAGTATTTAAGTAAAAAATTTAACTTAAAAGTTCATCAGAAATACTTCAATCCACAGCAAGCTCATCGTGCCCGCTATGATGCCGAGTTTACTTATCAGCTGTATCTCAAAATGATGGAACTTCAACTGCGGCAGGAACTTCAAGGAAAACCAAATCCCTTTATTGGGAATAAAGTTGATAATCCCTTCCAGGATCATCCTGACTTAAAGCAGATTTTTCAGAACGAATTTGAATTATTGAAGTCTATTCTTGATGATATTCGGCTCGATCGCAACCATCAGAGCCAGGGTGCAATTATTGTCGGAGAACCGGGGTCAGGTAAGACTCACCTGATCATGCGTCTTGCCAAAGAGTTGCTTCAGGTTAATCGGCTTTTGTTTATTGGGCAGCCGAACAATCCAGATAGCGTTCTCTATCATACCTACACACGAATTCTCAAATCATTTGTTGAGACGGTTCCGGGCAATGGATATACGCAGCTTGAGAATCTACTGGCTCGTAGCTTTGTAAAAGTGATTCGATCGATTCCCGAAGAGAATCTACTCAAAGGTGAACATCAAATTCTAGCTTTTGTAGAAGAAGACCCGCTCAAACTCTATCAGCTTGCAGAAAATAAACCAGAACAGAGACAGCGACTCTGGCAATTGATTGAGCGACGAACGAATGAATGGTGGGCAAAAAATTACGGATTAGCTGGATATTCAGCGCAAATTATTAAAGGAATTGTCAAGTTTTGCAGCTATAAAGAGGCACGTCGAAAAGAGCTGGTTACCCGCTGGTTGGCGGCTCATGATTTAGACCCAGAAGATATGGAGTTAGTGGGGCTGGAGAACTGGCGCGAAGATTCTGGTAGAGAAGATTTTGCTTCAGAAGCCATTTCTGTTTTTAGCAAACTTTCCTTGCTGGATGAACCGCTAATTATTGTATTTGATCAACTCGAAGGGCTGGGGCTGGAATATAACAAGCATTTGTTAGAAAGATTTGGTGAGGCTGTCAAAGAAATTTTTACTTATGTACCCAATAGCCTGATTATTCTCAATCTTTTTCCTAACCGCTGGCAGCAATTTCAAGCCGCTTTTGATGGAGCTGTAGTCGATCGCATTTCACAGCATAAAATCTTCCTCAACCGCCCAAAAAACGAGCAAATCACTGAAATTTTACAGCTCAAAGCTCGCTCGATCGGCATAGACTTAAACACAATTTTTACATCAACTGAACAGCAGCAGATCTTGAATCAAGCTTCTATCAGAGCTGTTCTTAATCAAGCCGCAGATTTCTACCGCGCTAAAGTACATGGGATTCAATTACCACCTCCTGAAAACAAAATTCAATCACACCCTCCAGATCATTCAAGCTCGACAATTGAACACCGCCTCGATCGTCTAGAACAAGAATTTCGGCGATTCCAGCAAGCGGTTCGATCGATTGCCACTGCCTTAGGTTCAATTTATGCGATCGATTCCCAACCTCATGCTACTGACGAATTTGAGCTGGATGAATTAAACGATAACTCTACAATTGCTGCCTCAATAGACGGCAGTTCTGAAGCAAAAGAAAAGGTTTTAGCTTATTTTCAAGAGCAAAAACAGCGATTAGAACAGGATTATGAAAAGCTGCAAATCATTACAGATAGTGATGACATTGGTAAGCTTATGACGATCGCTGAAGCCTTTCGGTTAAATCATTGGTTTGAAATTGACTGTCTTACTTTAGGTAAACGAAAACTGCCCGAACATCGGTTGTTTCAAGCACAACAGAAAAGAATTGTCGTCAGTTTTCTACAAGTAGACGGCAGCAGTTTCACCACTCGATTACAAAACCTTAATGAGTTAGTTGTTGCTTATAAAGATACAGAATTCCTGCTTTGGCGAGATGTGCGTCAATCTCCGATTACAGGTAAGGTTGGCTTAGCAGAAATCGAAAAACTCAATAACTCAGCGAACGGTCGGTTTTCTCTAATGGAAAAAGACGATCGCATTCACTTTGAATTCATCTATCAACTAATTGTGGATATTCAAAACCAGGATCTTGATGTTGACCTATCAAACGCGCTAGAACTCATTTCAGAAGAATTAGAACAACATTGGCTCATTGCAATTTTTCGATCGCTCGTTGCCTAG